A single window of Leptospira semungkisensis DNA harbors:
- a CDS encoding 7TM-DISM domain-containing protein, giving the protein MPRAYKGEFDIRFIPHWGKAFPLKGDWEFHWASLYSPEKGYPSTGEYFPVPGIWREYSPQFTKQGHGTYRLFIRTSPEQSSLGILVPRLPGVYSVYLNKKLIFANGINGTDRNGTEFLAHPSSQIYPVESGTNSELVVNVSNYKGNFLKGGIRNEFILGDLDTVRNKIKLENIYETALITIIFAVGLYHLIFFASYRKDTTPLFFAFFCFLVSFYTFVTSGLQYFLTPELSLDLRIRLEYFCEVMLVPSVYLILRIMYPKQFSHKWLAILMSSMSVFLLSIFVLDEENLIYVYSFFMHVPPFYSLALMIPLGFAWKANETRARTVFLSGIILAVSMMNDVIYGISEFYFLIPYSFPIALVGFIAFNSYIISLRFTQDLEKAEEFVELQSKYNEQLRLNAEEKSKYAALVDQSLDKGFHSLMNQLEAKDGSDKSLGKLKNELSQTLTGVRDILDLMHHQGGKEELVELEMKRFIQRTPNFAHSEIHSVSQFLRIDQCLQMQRIFKDAIRIGSAREGESKIFWGKEGDAILLRIFMSGPSQSKEDIPEQLEADLKNRAEKLGARFFLLSESSKFEFELRIPPIPV; this is encoded by the coding sequence ATGCCCAGAGCTTACAAAGGTGAGTTCGATATTCGCTTTATTCCTCATTGGGGAAAGGCCTTTCCCTTAAAGGGAGATTGGGAATTCCATTGGGCAAGTTTGTATTCTCCCGAAAAAGGTTATCCTTCTACCGGAGAATATTTTCCCGTTCCTGGGATCTGGAGGGAATATTCTCCTCAGTTTACCAAACAAGGGCACGGAACCTATCGTCTTTTTATTCGCACTTCTCCTGAACAAAGTAGTTTAGGAATTTTGGTGCCTAGGCTTCCAGGAGTATATTCTGTTTATTTAAATAAGAAATTGATCTTTGCGAATGGGATCAACGGAACAGATAGAAATGGTACTGAGTTTCTTGCTCATCCAAGCTCACAGATCTATCCGGTAGAAAGCGGAACGAATTCGGAACTTGTAGTAAATGTTTCTAATTATAAGGGAAATTTCCTCAAAGGAGGGATACGTAACGAATTCATATTAGGCGATCTGGATACTGTCCGGAATAAGATCAAGCTGGAGAATATCTATGAGACTGCACTCATTACGATTATCTTCGCGGTAGGATTGTACCATCTGATCTTCTTCGCATCGTATCGAAAGGATACCACTCCCTTATTCTTTGCGTTCTTTTGTTTTCTGGTTTCCTTTTATACTTTTGTTACTTCCGGATTGCAATATTTTCTAACCCCGGAACTTTCCTTGGATTTAAGGATCCGATTGGAATATTTCTGCGAGGTGATGCTCGTTCCTTCCGTTTATCTGATCCTGAGGATCATGTATCCGAAACAATTCAGTCATAAGTGGCTCGCAATCCTCATGTCCAGCATGTCTGTCTTCTTGCTTTCCATTTTTGTTTTGGACGAAGAGAATCTGATCTACGTGTATTCCTTCTTCATGCATGTTCCTCCTTTTTATAGTTTAGCACTGATGATCCCTTTAGGATTTGCTTGGAAAGCAAATGAGACCAGAGCAAGAACTGTTTTCCTTTCCGGGATCATTCTCGCAGTTTCTATGATGAATGATGTGATCTATGGGATCTCCGAGTTTTACTTCTTGATCCCTTATAGTTTTCCGATCGCTCTCGTTGGTTTTATAGCATTCAACTCCTATATTATATCTTTGCGATTCACTCAGGATCTGGAAAAAGCGGAGGAATTCGTAGAGCTCCAATCCAAGTACAACGAACAATTGAGATTAAACGCTGAAGAAAAATCTAAGTATGCTGCGTTAGTCGATCAATCCTTGGATAAAGGATTTCATTCCCTCATGAATCAATTGGAAGCTAAGGACGGATCCGATAAATCTCTTGGAAAATTGAAGAACGAACTCAGCCAAACACTCACAGGTGTAAGAGATATTTTGGATCTAATGCATCATCAGGGTGGAAAAGAAGAGTTAGTGGAATTGGAGATGAAACGCTTCATCCAAAGAACTCCGAACTTTGCTCATTCCGAGATCCATTCCGTTTCTCAGTTTTTAAGAATAGATCAGTGTCTCCAAATGCAGAGGATTTTCAAGGACGCGATCCGCATCGGTTCGGCTCGAGAAGGTGAATCTAAGATCTTTTGGGGAAAGGAAGGGGACGCTATTCTTCTTCGTATCTTTATGTCTGGGCCAAGCCAATCTAAAGAAGATATTCCGGAGCAACTCGAGGCGGATCTGAAAAACAGGGCAGAGAAGTTAGGTGCGCGGTTCTTTTTACTGAGTGAGTCGTCGAAATTCGAGTTTGAACTTCGGATTCCACCGATTCCTGTCTAA